The Streptomyces sp. NBC_00344 genome includes a window with the following:
- a CDS encoding alkaline phosphatase family protein, translating into MADLTRRRLLGSAAGAVGGAAALSLLPPSVQKAVAAGPPRHGSMRDIEHVVLLMQENRSFDHYFGTLSGVRGFSDPDALKLDNGRSVFYQPDTVNPNGYLLPFHLDTHTTSAQAIPSTSHAWSVQHQAWNNGRMDQWLPAHRKADGVNGPYVMGYYTREDIPFQFALAETFTICDNYFCSVFGPTWPNRLYWMTGTIDPGGTKGGPILNNTAPKPYQWMTYAERLQAAGISWKVYQQDDDYGCNMLENFQSFKDAKPGDELYERGVRPQPEGTFEDDARNDRLPAVSWIMPTSYQSEHPDYLPAAGADFVAQKIEAIASNPKVWAKTAFILNYDENDGLFDHVAPPTPKAGAVDEFVQGLPIGGGFRVPSIIVSPWTVGGWVAGEAFDHTSVLQFLERFTGIRETNISQWRRRTFGDLTSAFRFSDTHRRPPRLPDDTAEQLDQAKEEVATLPKPTLPGADQRFPKQEHGHRPRT; encoded by the coding sequence ATGGCCGATTTGACGCGACGCAGACTCCTTGGATCAGCGGCGGGCGCCGTGGGCGGAGCGGCAGCCCTGTCGCTGCTCCCGCCCAGCGTGCAGAAGGCCGTAGCGGCGGGCCCGCCGCGTCACGGCTCGATGCGCGACATCGAACACGTCGTCCTGCTGATGCAGGAGAACCGGTCCTTCGACCACTATTTCGGCACGCTCTCCGGCGTACGCGGCTTCAGTGACCCCGACGCCTTGAAGCTCGACAACGGCCGTTCGGTCTTCTACCAGCCCGACACGGTGAACCCCAACGGCTATCTGCTGCCGTTCCACCTGGACACCCACACCACGAGCGCCCAGGCCATTCCGTCGACCAGCCATGCCTGGTCGGTGCAGCACCAAGCATGGAACAACGGCAGGATGGACCAATGGCTGCCGGCGCACCGCAAGGCGGACGGCGTCAACGGACCGTATGTGATGGGCTATTACACCCGCGAGGACATCCCCTTCCAGTTCGCCCTGGCCGAGACGTTCACCATCTGCGACAACTACTTCTGTTCGGTCTTCGGCCCCACCTGGCCGAACCGTCTCTACTGGATGACCGGCACCATAGATCCGGGCGGAACCAAGGGCGGCCCCATCCTCAACAACACCGCGCCCAAGCCGTATCAGTGGATGACCTACGCCGAACGCCTGCAGGCTGCGGGTATCAGCTGGAAGGTCTACCAGCAGGACGACGACTACGGCTGCAACATGCTGGAGAACTTCCAGTCCTTCAAGGACGCCAAGCCGGGCGATGAGCTCTACGAGCGAGGCGTACGCCCGCAGCCCGAGGGCACCTTCGAGGACGACGCCCGCAACGACCGGCTGCCGGCCGTCTCCTGGATCATGCCCACCAGTTACCAGTCCGAGCACCCCGACTACCTCCCCGCGGCCGGGGCGGACTTCGTGGCGCAGAAGATCGAGGCCATAGCCTCCAACCCGAAGGTGTGGGCCAAGACCGCCTTCATTCTCAACTATGACGAGAACGACGGCCTGTTCGACCATGTGGCTCCGCCGACCCCGAAGGCGGGCGCGGTCGACGAGTTCGTCCAGGGCCTGCCCATCGGTGGCGGCTTCCGGGTCCCCTCGATCATCGTGTCACCCTGGACTGTGGGAGGCTGGGTCGCCGGCGAGGCCTTCGACCACACCTCGGTGCTCCAGTTCCTGGAGCGCTTCACGGGCATCCGGGAGACCAACATCAGCCAGTGGCGCCGCCGCACCTTCGGCGACCTGACATCGGCCTTCCGCTTCTCCGACACCCACCGCCGTCCGCCCCGCCTGCCCGACGACACGGCAGAGCAGCTGGATCAGGCGAAGGAAGAGGTGGCCACCCTGCCGAAGCCGACCCTGCCCGGCGCCGACCAGCGGTTCCCGAAGCAGGAACACGGGCACCGGCCCCGCACCTAG